The genomic DNA TTTAGTGCCTCatctttttttccatgtattttattttccctttaggTAGTCAAGCCACATACACCATTAATAAGGTTCCCTGACAGAAGAGACAATCCTAAACCTAATGGTAAGTTGtacttcagatttaaaaataaataaataaatatgtacaggcatatttatatatgaatattctgTTACAGGcattatttcccattttattttttgtattttttatttttttattttttatttcccattttaaaatcagggagAGACCATTGTAGCTTAGATCACAATAGTATGCTAGGTGGCATGCAAGTAGAAATTAACTTGCTACCTCCATTTAAAAAGGTGGTGACTCAACAGAACatgtctctgaattttttttcttttttctttttttaagattttatttatttattcatgagagacatggagagagagagagagagagagagagagagagaaagagaggcaggcagagggagaagcaggctccatgtagggagcccagtgcagtactcgatcccaggactccaggatcatgccctgggcggaaggcagatgctaaacctctgagccacccagggattcccttttcttctgtcttgtttttttttcttcttcttttttttttttttttttttaagattttatttatttatgagagacagagagagagagagagagagagagtcaggcagagggagaagcaggctccatgcagggagccggatgcgggacttgatcccgggactccaggatcacgccctgggcggaaggcagaccctaaacctctgagccacccagggatccccttttattctctcttttctttttttttaaagattttatttatgagagacacagagagacagagacacaggcagagggagaagcaggctccatgcagggagcccgacgaggactcgacctgggtctccaggatcatgccctgggccgaaggcagcgctaaactgctgagccacccaggctgccctcttctgtctttttttttttttttcttctgtcttttaaaaGACTCTCCCGCGTTTAGGTTGGGAGAGAGATTGTGAGGAACAGTATTTTTCTGCCAGCCGAACTTTTCTTTCATtcgcttatttattcattcattcagtaggtAAGACTGCCTTACCCTGAGCAATCCTTGCCTATAAAGTAATTGAAAATCTAAACCAGTCCTATTTTCCTCTTACCCCTCCCTTTTAtctgatcttttattttatccctgtgttttttttaattccagtatagttaacttAGAGTGTCCagtatagtgatttaacaattctctACATTACTCAGTGATCATTATGATTATCCCTGTttttattataagatatttaatcATTAATTCAGGGAGGagtttaacaattttttttgagTGTAATAATTTTTAACTGTAAATGCCACCATATGACAAAAGTTAAGTAATGTAGATGACCCATATGGGTTAAACTCCATTatctagaaattttattattttacagactTGTTTGATTTAGTAATTCATTCACTTAAAGCTACtttgttttatgaaattaaatatagctACCCAACTGTTACTCAGTAACACCTCTTAGAACTACACTTAGCATTTGAAGAATGACTTGCTTGTTCAATAATAGATAACTCAAAGTAGTATTTTAAGACACCTGAacaatttatttctctaattactttttttttcagtatcagAAGTTTTGAGATCAGCAGGACTACCGTCTCATTCTTCTTCAATTTCACAGCATTCTAAGGGAAGTAAATCACCCGATTTGCTGATGCATCATGGTCCACCAGATACTGCAGAAATCATAAAAACATTACCTCAGAAATACAGAAGGAAACTTGTGTCTCaagaagaaattgaatttatCCAAGTACGTCATTGCTCTTTATCTTAGTACCTTGCAAAACACGTGAACATTTTTGGCTTTTGGAATTTCATAGACTGATTTACTTGCTCTTTCCATCACCTTGTCATGGCGGGTCCGTAGTTAAAACTAAGATAGTCAGGTTGGCCAAGACTATAAGAAATACACCATGTAACAAGCCCTCAGTAAAAGTACATGAAGGAATATATGTGTGGAAGTATAATATGGGAAGTAGCAATAGCTATAGCCACATGAAAAAAGctcggtaaaaaaaaaaaaagaaagaaaaaagctcgGTAGAGTCCTTGGTAGTTTTCCAAGGCAAGGTGTGAAGGGCTGCTGAGACCAAGAAATTTGAGGACCATCAATCAGGGTCAACTTTTGAGTCCCTTCCGGATcagaaattgtttttcctttttttttttttttttttttaattttatttatttattcatgagagacagaggcagagacacaggcagagggagaagcaggctccatgcagagcccgatgtgggactcgatcctgggactccaggatcgtgccctgggtgaAAGggaggcgctgaaccactgagccacccagggatcccagaaattgtttataatattgaTAGGAGTGCTTAAGAGGAATGAAAAACTGAAATCGTTTTTAAATACCTAAAGATCATTTGCTTAAAATGGTGTAAACTTGTATAGTGGCTGTGAAAGCATTTCTTCTGTAAAGTTAATACCTaatctttttgctttgtttttttcattttcagcgTGGAGGTCCGGAATAATCACTGACAGTGTGGCTGCTGTTTGTCATCAGACAAAAGAATAGTCTTTACAATAAAGAACTTCCAAAATGGCACATGAGAAATTATACAGTAAACAACTTGAATAAatactctgttaaaaaaaaagaaaaaaaatatagaaaatttagatGGACACTTGTATCTTCTAATATATGTTATCTTGGTCAGTTTCTTCACAAGCTTACCTAATTGCTTATATACTtattaaagtatacatttttaaatgttagcctATTAATTTACTCTCGATTATCAAGTATTACCAGTGTTGAGCTATTAAAAGCATACAATATGTAGTAAACTATCATAGGTTTCCCataatttcacttttgtttcagACATGGAAAGATTTACCATATAGATTGCTGCTTTGGGGGAATGATTTTTCCTGAAACTGGATAAGGATTAGTGAAAGAATGACTccattatttgttctttatttttttaacattttttcattcaCAAAGTTACTGGAGTATAACTAGTTTAAAAAGCATATCCTACACTAGATGATAAAAATACAGTTAAGGTAAAACAGGGAACTTTGTGGTATTAAAACTGGGAGTTAACACAAAAGATTATTTGTAACctatattcagaagaaaataccagagtttaaaatggaaaataagagatcaaaatgaatataatctaGGAAGAGATGTTTGATTAGAAATTGCAACTTACTAGTGTTATTAAGGGtgttaagtcttaaaaaaaaaggggggggtgttAAGTCTtactatttgatttattttactgttttgtcATGTATGCAAATTCTGAAAACCACTTTCTCAAACTTAATGTCTGAAAGCCTCTTAAAATCAACCTAAATATTTACCTTATTAAAGCTATTTATGGAACTTTAGGGGCTTACAGTGCCAAGGGTATGCATTATTGTGAAACTAAAGCGTCACAAagctaaataaattttcttccataCGTTGAATGATATCTAGAATATGCTTTAAAGAAGTcgtccctaataaataaaataaataaaataaataaataaataaataaataaataaataataaaaagtcatcCCTAATAGTAAGGGTAGCTTGTGGGCATTAGAGTCAAATTGTtattgaatattactcagttgCCTGTGGattaaactttactttttttgttatttcatagTTGATCTGCTTTTCTTATAAATTCTCTATCGTGGCCTAGTATAAATGTTGCCCAAGTCGAATACGAAATAGGTGTTTGGTGACTCAGCAAAACAATGTGactcattatttttctgttattattttaaaaacttatttggaaaatattctaaaagattagcactattttcttctttctcctttttttcactTCACTAAAAGGAAGCCAAGGTCGATTTTTTTGCTTTCCCAAACAGAGTGGGTTCAAGCAATGAAGAATGATTTGTGTGATACTGTGGGCCAGCAGTCAGAAACCCCATACTAGAACTGTCTGAAGGTCATCTTCATTACAGCTCCTACCATGAATGGTGCAATGAAAAACTATCACATTTACAGAATTTGTCAACTTAACTATGGCAAAAAGGCATCTTCAGTAGGAAATGGTGTCATAGGATGAGCTCCCAAAAAGGATAGATTAATAGCCAGTATTTTCACTTAGGAGTTAAGCACTTAAATGTACATAACCATGAGAAAATTGCCGAATTTGTTCAAGTTTCCGTTTTGCTCCCTAACAGTATATAATATAGGCAGGATCAATTATTGTGTATTATTCTGTAGCAAATCAAAACTTAATGACTGAAAACCCAAAATGTGGCTAAAACAATAATCACTTATTAGCTCATGATATCTCTGGGTCTGGAATTCTGGAGTAATTTGGCTGGACAGTTATGCTCAGTGTCTTTCAGAAGGTGCAGTCGGACTCCAGCCAGGGCTGCAGTTACCGAGGGCCTGCTTGGAGCTAGATGCTCTACCTCCAGGGTGGCTCACTCACTAGACTGGCAAGTTGATattggctgttggcaggaggcccCAGTTCCTCCCCACATAGTCCTCCTCACGGGGCGGCCTGATTGAATTCATGGCTTGATGGCTGATTTCCCCCAGAGTGAGTCATCTAAGCATGCAAGGCTGAAAGAGCAGTGCCTTTCTACCTAAGAGTTAGAagccctggggcagcctgggtggctcattggtttagcgccgccttcagttcagggtgtgatcctgggggtcccgtgtcgagctccctgcatggagcctgcttctccctctgcctgggtctctgcttctctctgtctcatgaataaataaatacaatcttaaaaaaaaaaaggtacatgcACTCAATTCTGACATATTCCACAAGTCACACAGAACAGTCTGTTTCACTGTGGGAATAGACTACACAAGTGCCCTGACAGCAGAAGGGAAGACGCATTGGGCCATCTTGGAGGCTAGCTAGTGCTC from Canis lupus dingo isolate Sandy chromosome 2, ASM325472v2, whole genome shotgun sequence includes the following:
- the MRPS36 gene encoding alpha-ketoglutarate dehydrogenase component 4, which encodes MMGSKMASASRVVQVVKPHTPLIRFPDRRDNPKPNVSEVLRSAGLPSHSSSISQHSKGSKSPDLLMHHGPPDTAEIIKTLPQKYRRKLVSQEEIEFIQRGGPE